The genomic DNA TAAGGAAATCGCTTAATGTTAATCCTTCTCGTGTTACTTCCAACTTTTCTCCATGCATTTGGAGATATAGAAATATAATGGACCGTGCTCAAAAATGCATTGTAAAATTGTTCACCCAAGCCAGGCATCTGGTCATTGTAATAATTAACTGCCTCTTCCAATTCTTTGTCAGATGGAGGAATTAAAATAACATTCACTTTTCAATCCTCGAACGAATGTGCTCAAGTGGTATTCCTTT from bacterium includes the following:
- a CDS encoding type II toxin-antitoxin system RelE/ParE family toxin; the encoded protein is MNVILIPPSDKELEEAVNYYNDQMPGLGEQFYNAFLSTVHYISISPNAWRKVGSNTRRINIKRFPYLILYVLDGNDILITCIAHQHRNPTYYSERIY